One Deinococcus sp. LM3 genomic region harbors:
- a CDS encoding GNAT family N-acetyltransferase, whose amino-acid sequence MTPPTFTLRHVTDPRDPAIPAFGRVQEASYYAPEMLIPPEVFGQLIGRHSPGREDRLLVAQTQGGDVLGGTLYALLPLPGELRGAGFNSFMAVTRAARGLGVGRALHAETLRAVREAGLAGLFADSVHPTRQSAEDRAAEAATGVDPAGRRAALHALGLRTVDLPYWQPVGGPDGGPLTDLDLLYQPARPAQTVPLALVTGTLRAYWTGWLGQERAQAEARALAERAGNVENVPLLPGTGTATWWNEGQNV is encoded by the coding sequence ATGACCCCACCCACCTTCACGCTGCGGCACGTCACCGACCCCCGCGACCCGGCCATTCCCGCGTTCGGCCGCGTGCAGGAGGCCAGCTACTACGCGCCGGAGATGCTGATTCCCCCGGAAGTCTTCGGGCAGCTCATCGGCCGCCACAGCCCGGGGCGCGAGGACCGCCTGCTGGTCGCGCAGACCCAGGGCGGCGACGTGCTGGGCGGCACCCTGTACGCCCTGCTGCCCCTGCCCGGCGAACTGCGCGGGGCGGGCTTCAACTCCTTCATGGCCGTCACCCGCGCCGCGCGGGGGCTGGGCGTGGGCCGCGCCCTGCACGCGGAGACCCTGCGCGCGGTTCGCGAGGCCGGACTGGCGGGCCTGTTCGCCGACAGCGTCCACCCCACCCGCCAGAGCGCGGAGGACCGCGCCGCCGAGGCCGCGACCGGCGTGGACCCCGCCGGTCGGCGCGCCGCGCTGCACGCCCTGGGCCTGCGCACCGTGGACCTTCCCTACTGGCAGCCGGTGGGCGGCCCGGACGGCGGCCCGCTGACCGACCTGGACCTGCTCTACCAGCCCGCCCGTCCCGCCCAGACCGTCCCGCTGGCCCTCGTGACCGGCACCCTGCGCGCCTACTGGACCGGCTGGCTGGGCCAGGAGCGGGCGCAGGCGGAAGCGCGGGCGCTGGCGGAACGCGCCGGGAACGTGGAGAACGTGCCCCTGCTGCCCGGCACGGGCACGGCAACATGGTGGAATGAAGGTCAAAACGTCTGA
- a CDS encoding glutamine--tRNA ligase/YqeY domain fusion protein, with amino-acid sequence MTAPDSSPAGDSAPRVAPNFITEIIERDLNSGKVRQVVTRFPPEPSGYAHLGHIFASFLDFQTAAQYGGRYHLRLDDTNPELATQEYADAIADDLRWLGWDWGEHLYYASDHFEQYYAYAEQLVTQGDAYVDSVTGDEMARLRGDARTPGTPSPYRGRTPEENLDLLRRMRAGEFADGAHVLRAKIDLASPNMKLRDPVLYRILRGHHYRAGDAWCIYPMYDFQHPLQDALEGVTHSMCSLEFVDNRAIYDWLMERLGFEPRPHQYEFGRRGLEYTITSKRKLRKLVEAGAVHGWDDPRMPTLRAQRRLGVTPEAVRAFAAQIGVSRTNRTVDLSVYENAVRNDLNHRAPRVMAVLDPLPVTIENMSGTQTLSLPYWPFDVVRDSPDGLVALPTGERVAPEVAVRDVPLTRELVIEREDFNPEPPKGFKRLTPGGTVRLRGAGIIRADRFDVGADGQVTRVYATLLGEDAKAGGVIHWVSAEHGVPAEFRLYDRLFRVPNPEAANPEDTQAEPIAPDFDPEGIGHEDETKPLDAGFMAFLNPDSLRVTRGLVEPSVKGDPEGTRYQFERQGYFWRDPVDSRPDALVFGRIITLKDAWAKATQKAEAPAKAPKPAKAQSPKEQTEKAAPAALTPEQEAGVARLTALGVPDAEARTLARDAALLAFLNGAAQDDTFAQVASWAANDLAPGLRAGEVRVSAADLAPLAALLAAKKVTTRVAREVLARAAQTGEAPAAIIERENLAGGLSDDALSAAVAQVMAANPDKVEAYRGGRTALLGFFTGQVMRATGGKADPATLNAALEAALAG; translated from the coding sequence ATGACGGCCCCCGACTCCTCTCCTGCCGGCGACAGCGCGCCGCGCGTGGCCCCGAACTTCATCACCGAGATCATCGAACGCGACCTGAACAGCGGCAAGGTCAGGCAGGTCGTGACGCGCTTCCCGCCCGAACCGAGCGGGTACGCGCACCTGGGGCATATCTTCGCGTCGTTCCTGGATTTCCAGACGGCCGCGCAGTACGGCGGGCGCTACCACCTGCGCCTGGACGACACCAACCCGGAACTCGCGACGCAGGAGTACGCGGACGCCATCGCGGACGATCTGCGCTGGCTGGGCTGGGACTGGGGCGAGCACCTGTACTACGCCAGCGACCACTTCGAGCAGTACTACGCCTACGCCGAGCAGCTGGTGACCCAGGGCGACGCGTACGTGGATTCCGTGACGGGCGACGAGATGGCCCGCCTGCGCGGCGACGCCCGCACGCCCGGCACGCCCAGCCCGTACCGGGGCCGCACGCCGGAAGAGAACCTGGACCTGCTGCGCCGCATGCGCGCCGGGGAGTTCGCGGACGGCGCGCACGTGCTGCGCGCGAAGATCGACCTGGCCAGCCCGAACATGAAGCTGCGTGATCCGGTGCTGTACCGCATCCTGCGCGGGCACCACTACCGCGCGGGGGACGCGTGGTGCATCTACCCCATGTACGACTTCCAGCACCCGTTGCAGGACGCGCTGGAGGGCGTGACGCACTCGATGTGCAGTCTGGAGTTCGTGGACAACCGCGCCATCTACGACTGGCTGATGGAGCGGCTGGGCTTCGAGCCGCGCCCGCACCAGTACGAGTTCGGTCGGCGCGGCCTGGAGTACACCATCACCAGTAAACGCAAGCTGCGCAAGCTCGTGGAGGCCGGGGCCGTGCACGGCTGGGACGATCCGCGCATGCCCACCCTGCGCGCCCAGCGTCGTCTGGGCGTCACGCCGGAGGCCGTGCGGGCCTTCGCCGCGCAGATCGGCGTGAGCCGCACGAACCGCACCGTGGACCTCAGCGTGTACGAGAACGCGGTGCGCAACGACCTGAACCACCGCGCGCCGCGCGTGATGGCGGTGCTCGACCCGCTGCCCGTGACGATCGAGAACATGAGCGGAACGCAGACCCTGAGCCTCCCCTACTGGCCGTTCGACGTGGTGCGCGACTCCCCCGACGGACTGGTCGCCCTGCCTACTGGGGAGCGCGTGGCGCCCGAGGTCGCGGTGCGGGACGTGCCGCTGACCCGCGAACTGGTCATCGAACGCGAGGACTTCAACCCCGAGCCGCCCAAGGGGTTCAAGCGCCTCACGCCGGGCGGCACGGTGCGCCTGCGCGGGGCGGGCATCATCCGCGCTGACCGCTTCGACGTCGGCGCGGACGGGCAGGTCACGCGGGTGTACGCCACGCTGCTGGGCGAGGACGCCAAAGCGGGCGGGGTGATCCACTGGGTCAGCGCCGAGCACGGCGTCCCGGCCGAGTTCCGCCTGTATGACCGCCTGTTCCGCGTGCCCAACCCCGAGGCCGCCAACCCCGAGGACACCCAGGCCGAGCCCATCGCCCCCGACTTCGATCCCGAAGGCATTGGGCATGAGGACGAGACCAAACCCCTTGACGCGGGCTTCATGGCGTTCCTGAACCCCGACAGCCTGCGCGTGACGCGCGGACTGGTGGAACCCAGCGTGAAGGGCGACCCCGAAGGCACCCGCTACCAGTTCGAGCGGCAGGGGTACTTCTGGCGTGACCCGGTGGACAGTCGCCCCGACGCGCTGGTGTTCGGGCGGATCATCACCCTGAAGGACGCCTGGGCGAAGGCCACGCAGAAGGCCGAGGCGCCCGCCAAGGCCCCCAAGCCGGCCAAGGCGCAGTCCCCGAAAGAGCAGACCGAGAAGGCCGCGCCCGCCGCCCTGACCCCCGAACAGGAGGCCGGGGTGGCGCGCCTGACCGCGCTGGGCGTCCCGGACGCCGAGGCCCGCACCCTGGCGCGCGACGCCGCGCTGCTGGCGTTCCTGAATGGGGCCGCCCAGGACGACACCTTCGCGCAGGTCGCCTCCTGGGCCGCGAACGACCTCGCGCCGGGCCTGCGGGCCGGTGAGGTCCGGGTGTCGGCCGCCGACCTCGCCCCGCTGGCCGCGCTGCTGGCCGCGAAGAAAGTCACCACCCGCGTCGCCCGCGAGGTGCTGGCGCGCGCCGCGCAGACCGGCGAGGCGCCCGCCGCGATCATCGAACGCGAGAACCTCGCCGGGGGCCTCAGCGACGACGCCCTGAGTGCCGCCGTCGCGCAGGTCATGGCGGCCAACCCGGACAAGGTGGAGGCCTACCGGGGTGGACGCACGGCGCTGCTGGGCTTCTTTACCGGTCAGGTCATGCGGGCCACGGGCGGCAAGGCCGACCCGGCGACCCTGAACGCCGCGCTGGAGGCCGCCCTGGCCGGCTGA